The following proteins are co-located in the Hemicordylus capensis ecotype Gifberg chromosome 11, rHemCap1.1.pri, whole genome shotgun sequence genome:
- the TSC22D3 gene encoding TSC22 domain family protein 3 isoform X1, with protein sequence MRRERAAPGSSRGQRQLLGRGGRRTPRVEGPPPRGQGWQCQAGREQQHFGSAGGRLAPQPAEEQERPLSALAGQRGKDSSPPLWSRRWSWCTLAGSRMASPAASSSFSSSSSSEECRSSIGLDFCSCCLDLANRSGLERTPGRGYNNNLASPPASPFQLLREQLACENLNADKLSRIMRQDSLEPVVRDPCYLLNQGICNRNIDQTLLSILLFFHSASGDSVVAIDNKIEQAMDLVKNHLMYAVREEVEILKEQIKELVEKNSQLERENSLLKNLASPEQLQKFQSRLPLEVVPQTPQKQSPGSAAPAQHRVGSAV encoded by the exons ATGCGACGCGAGAGGGCAGCGCCAGGCAGCTCGAGGGGGCAGCGGCAGCTTCTGGGTCGAGGCGGCCGTCGGACCCCGCGAGTGGAGGGGCCGCCGCCACGGGGCCAGGGCTGGCAGTGCCAGGcaggcagagagcagcagcacTTCGGAAGCGCCGGCGGCAGGTTGGCACCACAGCCggcggaggagcaggagaggcCGCTCTCGGCGCTGGCCGGCCAGCGGGGCAAGGACAGCAGCCCGCCTCTGTGGAGCCGCCGCTGGAGCTGGTGCACCCTGGCGGGCTCCCGGATGGCCtcgcccgccgcctcctcctccttctcctcctcctcctcttcggaGGAATGCCGCTCCTCCATCGGGCTGgacttctgcagctgctgcctggACTTGGCCAACCGCAGCGGCCTGGAGCGGACCCCCGGCCGGGGCTACAACAACAACCTGGCCAGCCCCCCGGCCAGCCCCTTCCAGCTCCTGCGGGAGCAGCTGGCCTGTGAGAACCTGAATGCCGACAAGCTGAGCCGCATCATGCGCCAGGACTCGCTGGAGCCGGTGGTGCGCGACCCGTGTTACCTCCTCAACCAGGGCATCTGCAACCGCAACATCGACCAGACCCTGCTCtccatcctgctcttcttccacaG TGCGTCTGGCGACAGCGTGGTGGCCATCGACAACAAGATCGAGCAGGCGATG GATCTGGTGAAGAACCACCTGATGTATGCCgtgagggaggaggtggagatCCTCAAAGAGCAAATCAAGGAGCTGGTGGAGAAGAACTCCCAGCTGGAGCGGGAGAACAGCCTCCTGAAAAACCTGGCCAGCCCCGAGCAGCTCCAGAAGTTCCAGTCCCGGCTGCCCCTGGAGGTGGTGCCGCAGACCCCCCAGAAGCAGAGTCCGGGGTCTGCTGCCCCGGCCCAGCACAGGGTGGGCTCTGCGGTGTAA
- the TSC22D3 gene encoding TSC22 domain family protein 3 isoform X2 → MSTGVYQSPMEVAVYQLHNFSISFFSSLLGGDVVSVKLDNSASGDSVVAIDNKIEQAMDLVKNHLMYAVREEVEILKEQIKELVEKNSQLERENSLLKNLASPEQLQKFQSRLPLEVVPQTPQKQSPGSAAPAQHRVGSAV, encoded by the exons ATGAGCACCGGCGTGTACCAGTCCCCGATGGAGGTGGCAGTCTACCAGCTGCACAATTTCTCCATCTCGTTTTTCTCCTCCTTGCTGGGGGGGGACGTGGTCTCGGTCAAGCTGGACAACAG TGCGTCTGGCGACAGCGTGGTGGCCATCGACAACAAGATCGAGCAGGCGATG GATCTGGTGAAGAACCACCTGATGTATGCCgtgagggaggaggtggagatCCTCAAAGAGCAAATCAAGGAGCTGGTGGAGAAGAACTCCCAGCTGGAGCGGGAGAACAGCCTCCTGAAAAACCTGGCCAGCCCCGAGCAGCTCCAGAAGTTCCAGTCCCGGCTGCCCCTGGAGGTGGTGCCGCAGACCCCCCAGAAGCAGAGTCCGGGGTCTGCTGCCCCGGCCCAGCACAGGGTGGGCTCTGCGGTGTAA